The Chryseobacterium suipulveris genome window below encodes:
- a CDS encoding M13 family metallopeptidase, protein MKKITISLLALSGIVFLNSCTTAKTAETKTEQNAPSNPSVKDEGINLSYMDTSVRPQNDFYNYVNGNWMKTTEIPSDKTSWGSFNVLREEVDNASLDILYKILSEKFAPNSEGQKIQALYESFVDWNKRDADGLNPIKPEIAKIDNLKSVADLQKYLIEATKSGDNPLYQWRVSADMKNSVMNAVYLGGPSLGLGKDYYQKENEANTKTLAAYTDYVASMFDVLGDKTSKQTAMRVVAFEKQLAADLLTLEQGRNANLRYNPKSVKELSTLVTHVDLPAYLKSAGVNTDKVIVTELKYYQNMDKWMNERTLPLIKEYMKFQLLNDNATNLDTKLDTMKFDFYSKYLQGQKEQRSMEKRGLSVVNGTLGEAFGKLYVEKYFPAEAKTKMEDYISYLKKAFKAHIDNLDWMSATTKVKAQEKLLKFGVKIAYPDKWRDYSKLQLVAPSQGGTYYANRDKISKWNYQRNLAKIGKPVDKTEWGMSPQTVNAYYSGSNNEIVFPAAILQPPFFNFKADPAVNFGGIGAVIGHEISHGFDDSGSRFDGDGNLNNWWTDADRKNFDAKVAQLAAQYDKYEPVKGSFVNGKFTSGENIADLGGVAVAHTALQMYLKDHGDPGKISGYNQDQRFFMSWATVWRTKSTDQFMVNLVKTDPHSPGYFRSFGPLVNLDSFYKAFDIKPGDKLYKAPNERIKIW, encoded by the coding sequence ATGAAAAAGATCACCATCAGCTTACTGGCGCTTTCGGGAATTGTATTTCTGAATTCCTGCACGACAGCAAAAACTGCCGAAACCAAAACAGAACAGAACGCTCCATCAAACCCATCCGTAAAAGATGAGGGAATCAACCTTTCATATATGGACACCTCGGTTCGCCCGCAAAATGATTTCTACAATTATGTGAATGGAAACTGGATGAAGACCACCGAAATTCCTTCCGACAAGACAAGTTGGGGAAGTTTCAATGTTTTAAGGGAAGAAGTTGACAATGCATCACTCGACATCCTGTATAAAATCCTTTCAGAAAAATTTGCCCCCAATTCAGAGGGTCAGAAAATCCAGGCGCTCTACGAAAGTTTTGTGGACTGGAACAAAAGAGATGCAGACGGACTCAACCCCATTAAACCAGAAATTGCGAAAATCGATAACCTGAAATCGGTCGCTGATCTGCAAAAGTATTTGATCGAGGCGACAAAGAGTGGCGACAATCCGCTTTACCAATGGAGAGTAAGTGCAGATATGAAAAACTCCGTAATGAACGCGGTTTATCTCGGTGGTCCGTCTTTAGGTTTGGGTAAAGATTATTATCAGAAAGAGAACGAAGCCAATACCAAGACTTTAGCGGCATATACCGATTATGTAGCGTCAATGTTTGATGTGTTGGGCGACAAAACTTCGAAGCAGACAGCAATGCGCGTCGTGGCATTTGAAAAGCAGCTTGCCGCAGATTTATTGACTTTGGAACAGGGGAGAAATGCGAATCTGCGCTACAACCCGAAATCGGTTAAGGAACTTTCAACACTCGTTACTCACGTCGATTTACCAGCATATCTTAAGAGTGCAGGAGTAAACACAGACAAGGTAATTGTAACCGAGCTCAAATATTACCAAAATATGGACAAATGGATGAACGAAAGAACACTTCCGCTCATCAAGGAGTATATGAAGTTCCAGCTGCTGAACGACAATGCGACCAATCTGGACACCAAACTCGACACGATGAAATTCGATTTCTACTCCAAATATCTTCAGGGTCAGAAAGAGCAACGATCGATGGAAAAGCGTGGACTTTCTGTGGTCAACGGAACTTTAGGTGAAGCTTTCGGGAAATTATATGTGGAAAAATATTTTCCTGCTGAAGCTAAAACTAAAATGGAGGATTACATCAGTTATCTGAAGAAAGCATTCAAAGCACATATCGATAATTTGGATTGGATGTCGGCAACAACCAAAGTGAAGGCGCAGGAAAAACTCTTAAAATTTGGTGTAAAAATCGCTTATCCCGACAAGTGGAGAGATTACTCGAAACTTCAGTTAGTTGCCCCTTCGCAAGGTGGAACTTACTACGCCAACCGCGACAAAATCTCGAAATGGAATTACCAGAGAAACTTAGCGAAAATAGGCAAACCAGTTGACAAAACTGAATGGGGAATGTCGCCTCAAACGGTGAACGCTTATTACAGCGGCTCCAACAACGAAATCGTGTTTCCTGCTGCGATTCTTCAGCCGCCGTTTTTCAACTTTAAGGCAGATCCAGCGGTAAATTTTGGTGGAATTGGTGCGGTAATCGGTCATGAAATTTCCCACGGTTTTGATGATTCTGGCTCCAGATTCGATGGCGACGGAAACCTTAACAATTGGTGGACCGACGCAGACCGAAAAAACTTCGACGCAAAAGTGGCACAACTTGCCGCTCAATACGATAAATATGAGCCAGTAAAAGGAAGTTTCGTAAATGGGAAATTCACCAGCGGCGAAAATATTGCGGATTTAGGTGGAGTTGCAGTTGCACATACCGCACTTCAAATGTATTTGAAAGACCACGGTGACCCAGGAAAAATCAGCGGTTACAATCAGGATCAGCGATTCTTTATGAGTTGGGCAACCGTTTGGCGCACCAAATCAACCGACCAGTTTATGGTAAACCTCGTGAAGACCGACCCGCATTCGCCGGGATATTTCAGAAGTTTCGGACCGTTGGTCAATCTGGACTCTTTCTATAAAGCGTTCGACATCAAACCAGGCGACAAGCTGTATAAAGCGCCGAATGAAAGAATTAAAATTTGGTAA
- a CDS encoding M13 family metallopeptidase: MKKLNIGILALAGIIALNSCATKVSTPPQTPQTPETPVKEVATIQEKGLDLSTMDKSVRPQDDFYNYVNGSWMKTAKIPADKSTWGSFNKLAEDTDNNSMTILNSLLNDKFAEGSEGKKIQDLYATYMDMGKRNADGISPIKSDLAKIDAIKSVADLQNYLIEATKNGENPFYSWAVYPDLKDSKMNAVYLGDASLGLGRDYYQKVNPKNTETLAEYTKFVAGMLDVLAYKNSAAVAQNIVNFEKSMAQTFLTNEQIRDATLQYNPQTMPQLKTLVKNIDLPKYLTSVGVNSDKVIVGELKYYKNLDKFIAAKNIPLIKDYMKYHLLSGSASYLSKDLDDKKFAFYGKYLNGQQEQRAQNKRAYQLINGTLGEAFGKLYVDKYFPSEAKAQMVELIGYLKKSFASHINNLTWMSPVTKEKAMNKLNKFTVKVAYPDKWKDYSKLQIQSEANGGTLYKNLQNVTAWQYQKDLDKIGKPVDRTEWGMTPQTVNAYYNPLNNEIVFPAAILQPPFFNPNADAAVNFGGIGAVIGHEMTHGFDDSGAQFDADGNLVDWWTAEDKANFEKATKSLAAQYNTYEPVKGTFVNGEFTNGENIADLGGVNISYDALQMYLKDHGNPGLISGYTQSQRFFMSWATVWRTLQKEAALINQIKTNEHAPGLYRAFGPLVNTDAFYNAFDVKQGDKHYKKPEDRIKIW; the protein is encoded by the coding sequence ATGAAAAAACTCAATATCGGTATCCTCGCTTTGGCTGGAATTATCGCACTGAATTCCTGTGCAACCAAAGTTTCGACACCGCCACAAACCCCTCAAACTCCTGAAACTCCGGTGAAAGAAGTAGCCACAATTCAAGAAAAAGGTCTGGATCTATCGACAATGGACAAGTCGGTTCGTCCGCAAGATGACTTCTACAATTACGTGAACGGAAGTTGGATGAAAACGGCTAAAATCCCCGCAGACAAATCAACGTGGGGAAGCTTCAACAAATTGGCTGAAGATACCGACAACAACTCGATGACGATTCTCAACTCGCTGCTCAACGATAAATTTGCGGAGGGAAGCGAAGGCAAGAAGATCCAGGATCTGTACGCAACCTATATGGATATGGGTAAGAGAAACGCGGATGGAATTTCGCCCATCAAGTCTGATTTGGCAAAAATTGATGCGATAAAATCTGTTGCCGATCTGCAGAATTATTTGATCGAAGCGACCAAAAACGGTGAAAATCCTTTTTATTCGTGGGCGGTTTATCCCGATTTAAAAGATTCTAAAATGAATGCGGTTTATTTGGGTGACGCTTCCTTAGGTTTGGGAAGGGATTATTACCAAAAAGTGAATCCGAAAAATACCGAAACTTTAGCGGAATATACCAAATTCGTTGCAGGAATGCTGGATGTTTTAGCATATAAAAACTCTGCAGCGGTGGCGCAAAATATCGTGAATTTCGAGAAGAGTATGGCGCAAACTTTTTTGACCAACGAGCAGATTCGTGACGCCACTTTGCAGTATAATCCACAGACGATGCCGCAGCTGAAAACTTTGGTGAAGAATATTGACTTACCGAAATATCTGACTTCTGTTGGCGTGAATAGCGATAAAGTTATTGTGGGTGAACTGAAATATTACAAGAATTTAGACAAGTTCATCGCTGCTAAAAATATTCCTTTGATTAAAGATTATATGAAATATCATTTGCTTTCGGGAAGCGCAAGTTATTTGTCGAAAGATCTGGATGACAAGAAGTTTGCCTTCTACGGAAAATATCTGAACGGACAGCAGGAACAAAGGGCGCAAAACAAAAGAGCGTACCAGCTGATCAACGGAACTTTGGGTGAAGCGTTTGGAAAACTGTATGTGGACAAATATTTCCCTTCAGAAGCGAAAGCACAGATGGTGGAACTCATCGGTTATCTAAAGAAAAGTTTCGCTTCCCACATCAATAATCTTACTTGGATGTCGCCAGTTACGAAGGAAAAAGCAATGAACAAACTCAACAAGTTTACGGTGAAAGTTGCTTATCCCGACAAATGGAAAGATTACTCCAAACTCCAGATTCAATCGGAAGCAAACGGAGGAACTTTGTACAAGAATCTCCAAAATGTTACCGCTTGGCAATATCAAAAGGATCTGGATAAAATCGGAAAACCTGTGGACCGCACAGAATGGGGAATGACGCCGCAAACGGTGAACGCATATTACAATCCTCTGAACAACGAGATTGTGTTCCCAGCTGCTATTCTGCAACCGCCGTTCTTTAATCCAAATGCCGATGCTGCCGTAAACTTCGGTGGAATCGGAGCGGTGATTGGTCACGAAATGACGCACGGTTTCGATGATTCAGGAGCACAGTTTGACGCAGATGGAAATCTGGTTGATTGGTGGACTGCAGAGGACAAAGCCAATTTCGAGAAAGCCACAAAATCCCTCGCTGCACAGTACAACACGTATGAACCTGTAAAAGGAACTTTTGTAAACGGTGAATTTACCAATGGTGAAAATATTGCAGATTTGGGAGGTGTGAATATTTCTTACGACGCACTACAAATGTATCTTAAAGATCACGGAAACCCTGGTTTGATCAGTGGTTACACACAGAGTCAGCGGTTCTTTATGAGTTGGGCAACTGTTTGGAGAACTTTGCAAAAAGAAGCAGCGCTCATTAACCAAATCAAGACCAACGAACACGCACCAGGATTGTATCGCGCATTTGGACCGCTTGTAAACACCGATGCTTTCTACAACGCGTTTGATGTAAAGCAGGGAGATAAACATTACAAAAAACCAGAAGACAGAATCAAGATCTGGTAA
- a CDS encoding alpha/beta hydrolase family protein yields MNIVKEKNTIIKNPETKDFLADAFYPETSEKLPLVIFAHGYKGYKDWGAWNLMAEKFAEAGFFFVKFNFSHNGTTVESPSEFGDLEAFGNNNFTKEMSDYDAVLDHFYDNPKIDKNKTAIIGHSRGGGISVIKAFEDERIKALVTLAGVSHFGYRFPSGERMEEWEKSGVMYSENGRTKQMMPHYFQFFEDYKANEQRFNIQYAAQHLEKPFLIIQGTDDEAVKDNEAFLLNDWCKNSELAILENANHTFGAKEPWTEDLMPKDLQKAVQEIIIFLNNNFDLL; encoded by the coding sequence ATGAATATCGTAAAAGAAAAAAACACCATCATCAAAAATCCTGAAACTAAGGATTTCCTTGCAGACGCTTTCTATCCCGAAACTTCCGAAAAACTCCCGCTCGTGATTTTTGCCCATGGTTACAAAGGATACAAAGATTGGGGTGCATGGAATTTAATGGCGGAAAAATTTGCTGAAGCAGGTTTCTTCTTTGTGAAGTTTAATTTCTCGCACAACGGAACCACGGTGGAAAGTCCCTCAGAATTTGGCGATCTTGAAGCTTTTGGAAATAACAATTTTACCAAGGAAATGTCGGATTACGATGCGGTTCTCGACCATTTCTACGATAATCCGAAAATCGACAAAAACAAAACCGCCATCATCGGTCACAGTCGCGGCGGCGGAATTTCTGTCATCAAAGCATTTGAAGACGAAAGAATTAAAGCGTTAGTAACTTTGGCGGGAGTGAGCCATTTCGGGTACCGTTTTCCTTCTGGCGAAAGAATGGAAGAGTGGGAAAAATCAGGGGTGATGTATTCCGAAAACGGCAGAACAAAACAGATGATGCCGCATTATTTCCAGTTTTTTGAAGATTACAAAGCCAATGAACAGCGTTTCAACATTCAGTATGCAGCACAGCATTTAGAGAAACCTTTTTTGATAATTCAAGGAACTGACGATGAAGCGGTGAAAGACAATGAAGCTTTTCTACTCAATGATTGGTGCAAAAATTCAGAGCTCGCGATTCTCGAAAACGCCAATCACACTTTCGGCGCAAAGGAACCGTGGACAGAAGATCTTATGCCAAAAGACTTGCAAAAAGCAGTTCAAGAAATAATCATTTTCTTGAATAATAATTTCGATTTACTTTAG
- a CDS encoding HIRAN domain-containing protein yields the protein MTMADNNFLIQPAKGMATLLGAGTLNLNVLLRDIVVLETKVAGTMYYEPEEFEPLVKKDMRLQMVREPENKYDKFAVALFLDDSKIGYLPRTQNEVIARLMDAGKEFSTKVVSKKWNEQNNWLEIEIETSIKA from the coding sequence ATGACCATGGCGGACAATAATTTTCTGATCCAACCCGCAAAGGGAATGGCGACTTTGCTCGGTGCAGGAACGCTCAACCTGAACGTACTGCTCCGCGATATTGTGGTGCTCGAAACCAAAGTTGCCGGAACCATGTATTACGAACCCGAGGAATTTGAGCCATTGGTCAAGAAAGACATGCGTCTTCAGATGGTTCGCGAACCCGAAAACAAATACGATAAATTCGCAGTTGCCCTTTTTCTCGACGACAGCAAAATAGGTTATTTGCCGAGAACGCAGAATGAAGTCATCGCACGCTTAATGGATGCGGGGAAAGAATTCAGCACCAAAGTGGTTTCCAAAAAATGGAACGAGCAGAACAATTGGCTGGAAATCGAGATTGAGACGAGTATTAAGGCGTAG
- a CDS encoding flavin reductase family protein has product MKTISPKDLNNLQLQTLLQTAIAPRPIALASTVDKDGNVNLSPFSFFNLFSSNPPVVIFSPARRVRDNTTKHTLENVLEVPEVVIGIVNFKIVQQISLASTEYEKEVNEFTKSGLTMKEADLVKPKLIEECPVNLECKVLEVKHLGTEGGAGNLVICEVIKIHVLEEYLNDSGSLDQLKLDLVARLGGNWYSRNNENNLFEVPKPLVTKGIGFDLLPDEIKFSKVFTGNDLGMLANVEQLPEGNFCPEESTHTEAQKHLLESRIEEAWKTLLK; this is encoded by the coding sequence ATGAAAACAATTTCCCCTAAAGATTTAAATAATTTACAACTTCAAACACTTTTGCAGACGGCGATTGCACCACGTCCGATTGCATTGGCTTCAACTGTCGATAAAGACGGAAATGTGAATTTGAGCCCGTTCAGTTTTTTCAATCTGTTCAGCTCTAATCCGCCGGTGGTGATTTTCTCGCCCGCAAGAAGAGTGCGCGACAATACCACGAAACACACGTTAGAAAACGTTCTGGAAGTTCCCGAAGTCGTGATCGGAATTGTAAATTTCAAAATCGTGCAGCAGATTTCTTTGGCCTCAACCGAATACGAGAAGGAAGTCAATGAGTTTACAAAATCGGGATTGACCATGAAAGAAGCCGATTTGGTAAAACCGAAACTCATCGAAGAATGCCCTGTAAATCTCGAATGTAAAGTCCTTGAAGTAAAACATTTAGGGACTGAAGGCGGCGCAGGAAATTTAGTGATTTGCGAAGTCATCAAGATTCATGTTCTCGAAGAATATCTGAACGATTCAGGGAGTCTCGACCAGCTCAAACTTGATTTGGTGGCACGTCTCGGTGGAAACTGGTACTCACGAAATAATGAGAATAACCTGTTCGAAGTTCCGAAACCTTTAGTAACAAAAGGAATCGGTTTCGATTTGTTGCCTGATGAAATCAAGTTCAGCAAAGTATTTACAGGCAACGATTTGGGAATGTTGGCCAACGTGGAACAGCTTCCAGAAGGGAATTTTTGCCCCGAAGAATCGACACACACTGAAGCGCAGAAACACCTTCTTGAAAGCAGAATCGAGGAAGCTTGGAAAACTCTCCTAAAGTAA
- a CDS encoding J domain-containing protein yields MNNLSDQLHLLTNTFIEKDEKYRYLSGTGKSELEARFMTKIGNRRIDLLNLQLEIKAMQRKIEEFNAAINKKEVPSIALINAKVLVEMTEQREAILKQKEQVVAAQDYLKNLVFIADPTELKETYRQLAKKLHPDVVAENTEQLQELWLRVRDAYVAGDIDTLKSIEIVYADVLAHLKPADEQSEEELQKKVDFLKESIRALDEKTLALKNTFPYTIETLLNDNELISAETAKIEAEIEQHDVYLQELIAKFEKMIHDHGGQ; encoded by the coding sequence ATGAATAATCTTAGCGACCAACTCCACCTCCTCACCAACACCTTCATCGAAAAGGATGAGAAATACCGCTATCTTTCTGGGACGGGAAAAAGTGAACTGGAAGCAAGGTTCATGACCAAAATCGGAAACCGCAGAATCGATCTGCTGAACCTTCAGCTGGAAATAAAGGCAATGCAGCGGAAAATAGAGGAGTTCAATGCTGCCATCAACAAGAAGGAAGTTCCGAGCATCGCTTTGATTAATGCAAAAGTACTGGTGGAAATGACCGAGCAAAGAGAAGCCATCCTGAAACAGAAAGAACAAGTTGTTGCGGCACAAGATTATTTAAAAAATCTCGTGTTCATTGCCGATCCCACAGAACTGAAAGAAACGTACCGCCAACTGGCGAAAAAACTGCATCCCGATGTGGTGGCAGAAAACACAGAGCAGCTGCAGGAATTGTGGCTCCGTGTTCGCGACGCTTATGTTGCGGGAGACATCGACACGCTGAAATCTATAGAAATTGTGTACGCCGATGTTCTCGCTCATCTGAAACCTGCCGACGAACAAAGCGAGGAAGAACTTCAGAAAAAGGTTGATTTCCTTAAAGAAAGCATTCGTGCACTCGATGAAAAAACCTTGGCATTAAAGAACACTTTTCCCTACACGATTGAAACGCTCCTCAATGACAACGAGCTCATTTCCGCAGAAACCGCAAAAATAGAGGCGGAGATCGAGCAACACGATGTTTACCTTCAGGAATTAATCGCTAAATTTGAAAAAATGATCCATGACCATGGCGGACAATAA
- a CDS encoding transposase produces the protein MEKFRNKYRIGSARAKWHDYNGGIYFITICTKYRMHYFGEIVQTGRVESGHAPIPNETAHENETAHGNETAHENETAHGNETAHGNETAHRNETAHENETAHAPFLQPTEIANYTNDCIINLANHNRYANVIEYIIMPNHLHLLIEIDETKKNEISEINPENIVNKKMQDISKRKGLLSVAIGSLKSAITKYANENDIVFGWQSRFHDHIVRDDGEFERIKNYIINNPKNWKDDKFFS, from the coding sequence ATGGAAAAATTCCGAAATAAATATCGAATTGGATCTGCACGTGCCAAATGGCACGATTACAATGGCGGCATTTATTTCATTACCATTTGCACCAAATATCGGATGCATTATTTTGGGGAAATTGTACAAACGGGGCGCGTAGAATCGGGGCATGCCCCGATTCCAAACGAAACGGCGCACGAAAACGAAACGGCGCATGGAAATGAAACGGCGCACGAAAACGAAACGGCGCATGGAAATGAAACGGCGCATGGAAATGAAACGGCGCATAGAAATGAAACGGCGCACGAAAATGAAACGGCGCATGCGCCGTTTCTACAGCCGACGGAAATTGCAAATTATACCAATGATTGCATAATCAATTTGGCAAATCACAATCGGTATGCAAACGTGATTGAATATATCATCATGCCCAACCATTTACATTTATTAATCGAAATTGACGAAACGAAAAAAAACGAAATTTCCGAAATAAATCCAGAAAACATCGTCAACAAAAAAATGCAGGATATTTCAAAACGCAAAGGTTTATTATCTGTTGCAATAGGCAGTTTGAAATCTGCCATAACAAAATACGCGAACGAGAATGATATTGTATTCGGATGGCAATCCCGATTTCACGACCATATTGTTCGTGATGATGGCGAATTTGAAAGGATCAAAAATTATATTATCAACAATCCTAAAAATTGGAAAGATGATAAATTCTTCTCATGA
- a CDS encoding type I restriction endonuclease subunit R — translation MKFTEAQLEQSVIALLEEQGIPHTSGLQIHKTLEEVLLKDDLKNFLYSQYHDITPNEIQQIILKLEYFSASALYESNRDIIRLISDGFTQKREDASKKDLFIQLIDYSEKDENIYRFVNHLEIKGSEKRIPDGILYINGIPLVIFEFKTAIQENTTIHDAYKQLTVRYKRDIPELLKYNAFLVLSDGVNNKAGSMFAPYEFFYGWRRAESDETISKDGIASLYTMVKGLFNKNRLRDVIQNFIYFPDTSKKQEKIVCRYPQYYASRKLYHNILNHRKPEGDGKGGTYFGATGCGKSYTMLYLSRLLMRSTEMASPTIILITDRTDLDDQLSETFTNAKAFIGDNHIVSVSSREDLRNQLKGRESGGVFLTTIHKFTEDTELLSERSNIVCISDEAHRSQINLDKKLKITEDEVRTGYGFAYYLHQSLPNATYVGFTGTPIDKTMEVFGEVVDAYTMNESVQDEITVRIVYEGRAAKVILESQKLKEIEDYYNMCVAEGSSEYQVEESKKATTGLNAVLGDDDRLRAVANDFVNHYEGRVKEGATVCGKAMFVTSSREIAYAFYKKLLELRPEWGEIKPHEDGAELTEKEKKTLKPIAKVNMVMTRDKDDDEDLYKLLGTKDDRKELDRQFKQEKSNFKIAIVVDMWLTGFDVPFLDSIYIDKPIQEHSLIQTISRVNRKFKGKDKGLVIDYIGIKNNMNFALAKFNNADQNEFEDIEKAIAIVKDQLDLLRKLFHHFNSKPYFEGSPVQKLENLNLAAEFVQTTEDLEKRFMRIVKKMKEAYNICCSSDAFSREEVDEIHYFTAIRSIIYKLTKKEAPDIAQMNARVAKMVEEAIQSDGVEEVFKMDENAGEKIDIFGEEYLERINRIKLPNTKIKILQRLLKMAIDDFKKVNKIKGVDFSKRLQNIVDKYNERSEDMVLANDVLDDLAGQMADLLRDLKEEKYSFEKMGIDFEEKSFYDILKDIRDKYKFEYSEESLIALAKDIKIIVDDKAKYTDWSEREDIKAELKVDLILKLAEHKYPPVTRDEVYKEIFEQAENFRRYRE, via the coding sequence ATGAAATTCACCGAAGCCCAGTTAGAACAAAGCGTTATTGCTCTTTTAGAGGAGCAGGGTATTCCGCATACTTCGGGGTTGCAGATTCATAAAACGCTGGAAGAAGTGCTGCTGAAAGACGACCTGAAAAACTTTCTGTACAGCCAATACCACGATATCACGCCCAACGAAATCCAACAGATTATTCTGAAACTGGAATATTTTTCGGCTTCGGCACTGTATGAAAGCAACCGGGATATCATCCGTTTAATTTCAGACGGTTTTACCCAGAAAAGAGAAGACGCTTCCAAAAAAGATTTGTTCATTCAGCTGATTGATTACTCAGAAAAAGATGAGAACATCTACCGTTTTGTGAACCACCTGGAAATAAAAGGCAGCGAGAAAAGAATTCCCGACGGCATTCTGTACATCAACGGAATTCCTTTGGTAATTTTCGAGTTCAAAACCGCGATTCAGGAAAACACCACCATTCACGATGCCTACAAACAGCTCACGGTACGCTACAAACGTGATATTCCCGAACTGCTGAAATACAATGCGTTTCTGGTACTCAGCGATGGCGTGAACAACAAGGCGGGCTCTATGTTTGCGCCGTATGAATTTTTCTACGGTTGGCGCAGAGCAGAAAGCGATGAAACGATTTCCAAAGACGGGATTGCCTCGCTTTATACGATGGTGAAAGGACTGTTCAACAAAAACCGGCTTCGGGATGTGATTCAGAATTTTATTTATTTCCCGGATACGAGTAAGAAGCAAGAGAAAATCGTTTGCCGATATCCGCAGTATTACGCTTCACGGAAACTGTATCACAACATCCTGAACCACCGAAAACCCGAAGGTGACGGAAAAGGCGGAACCTATTTCGGAGCGACAGGTTGCGGCAAAAGTTATACGATGCTTTATCTTTCGCGGCTTTTGATGCGCAGTACGGAAATGGCAAGTCCAACCATCATCCTGATTACCGACCGCACCGATCTGGACGACCAGCTTTCGGAAACATTTACCAATGCCAAAGCTTTTATTGGCGACAATCATATTGTGAGTGTCAGTTCTCGTGAAGATCTCAGAAACCAACTGAAAGGCAGGGAAAGTGGAGGCGTTTTTCTCACCACCATTCACAAGTTCACCGAAGATACCGAACTGCTTTCGGAGCGTAGCAATATTGTCTGTATTTCGGATGAAGCCCACCGTTCGCAAATCAACCTCGATAAAAAACTGAAAATTACGGAGGATGAAGTGCGCACCGGATATGGTTTTGCGTATTATCTTCATCAATCATTACCGAATGCAACTTATGTTGGTTTTACCGGAACACCAATTGATAAAACGATGGAAGTTTTTGGTGAAGTGGTTGATGCTTACACGATGAACGAATCGGTGCAGGACGAAATTACGGTGCGCATTGTTTATGAAGGCAGAGCCGCAAAAGTAATTTTGGAATCGCAGAAACTGAAAGAGATTGAGGATTACTACAATATGTGCGTTGCCGAAGGTTCCAGTGAATACCAAGTGGAGGAAAGTAAAAAAGCCACCACCGGACTAAATGCTGTTTTGGGAGATGATGACCGGTTGAGAGCTGTGGCAAATGACTTTGTGAATCATTATGAAGGTCGTGTAAAAGAAGGAGCAACCGTTTGCGGAAAGGCGATGTTTGTTACCTCGAGCCGTGAAATTGCATATGCGTTTTATAAAAAACTTTTGGAGCTTCGTCCGGAATGGGGAGAAATAAAACCGCATGAAGACGGTGCAGAACTGACAGAAAAAGAAAAGAAAACCCTGAAACCGATTGCGAAAGTCAATATGGTGATGACGCGGGATAAAGATGATGATGAAGACCTTTACAAACTTTTGGGTACTAAAGATGACCGCAAGGAGCTCGACCGTCAGTTTAAGCAGGAGAAATCTAATTTCAAAATTGCGATTGTCGTCGATATGTGGTTAACAGGATTTGATGTGCCGTTTCTGGACAGCATCTATATTGATAAACCGATTCAGGAACATTCATTGATTCAGACCATTTCCCGCGTCAACAGAAAGTTCAAAGGAAAAGATAAAGGTTTGGTGATTGATTATATCGGCATCAAAAACAATATGAACTTTGCATTGGCTAAATTCAACAATGCCGATCAAAATGAATTTGAGGATATCGAAAAAGCCATTGCGATTGTGAAAGACCAGTTGGATTTGCTGAGAAAACTGTTCCATCATTTTAATTCGAAACCTTACTTTGAGGGAAGTCCGGTTCAGAAACTGGAAAACCTGAATCTCGCCGCTGAATTTGTGCAGACCACCGAAGATTTGGAAAAACGCTTTATGCGCATCGTGAAGAAAATGAAGGAGGCCTATAATATTTGCTGTTCATCCGATGCGTTCAGCAGGGAAGAAGTGGATGAGATTCATTATTTCACGGCGATCCGTTCCATTATTTACAAACTGACCAAAAAGGAAGCTCCCGATATTGCACAAATGAATGCCAGAGTTGCGAAAATGGTGGAAGAAGCCATTCAAAGCGACGGTGTGGAAGAAGTTTTTAAAATGGATGAAAATGCAGGGGAAAAGATTGATATTTTCGGGGAAGAATATTTGGAGCGAATCAATCGCATAAAACTGCCGAATACCAAAATCAAAATTCTGCAGCGGCTTTTGAAAATGGCCATTGATGATTTCAAGAAAGTCAATAAGATTAAGGGAGTCGATTTCAGCAAACGCCTCCAGAATATTGTCGATAAATACAATGAACGAAGTGAAGATATGGTTTTGGCGAATGATGTTTTGGATGATTTGGCCGGACAAATGGCAGATTTACTCCGTGATTTGAAAGAAGAAAAGTACTCATTCGAGAAAATGGGAATCGATTTCGAAGAAAAGTCATTTTACGACATTCTGAAAGACATCCGCGACAAGTATAAATTCGAGTATTCCGAAGAAAGCTTGATTGCTTTAGCAAAAGACATCAAGATAATCGTTGACGATAAAGCCAAATACACCGACTGGAGCGAACGCGAAGACATCAAGGCCGAACTGAAAGTCGATCTCATCCTGAAACTCGCTGAACACAAATATCCACCGGTAACGAGAGATGAAGTGTATAAGGAGATTTTTGAGCAGGCGGAGAATTTTAGGAGGTATAGAGAATAA